The Leucoraja erinacea ecotype New England chromosome 40, Leri_hhj_1, whole genome shotgun sequence DNA segment TTTTTTACACTGCTGACCAGGTGATTAATGATTGAATCAAGGTGTCCATTATGCACTAGAGTGTAAGTGCATTGAGCAGATTAAAGAGCAGCAGGAATTTCGTACACTAGAAAATGCAACTTTACAATTTCCCTTGTGCTTTTCCTCAGGGCTCTGTGATTGAGAGCACCCAATCCTCTTGGAAAAGTTTGCTTTCTGAAAGATGGGGAGATGCCCAAGGTAAGGGATGCTGGCGTTACACTCTGTTACCCACACAAGTCTTTCCTGTACCAGACACCACCCCTACCCCTAGCCACCCAGAGCCCAACTGCCTCTGGAGTTCTGCCCAACACTTCCTGTGGAGGGTGGGGGATGTAATGTTCACGCTCTAAATTATTCAAAGTCAGTGGACCAAATGGAGCCCGGCTTTGGTCAAGGCACTAACTGGCCATTGGCGGTTTAGTTCCAGAGCCGTGCTGATCAGAGATCCCAGTGTATCAGCCGCTCTGCTGTGTGGTTGAACTCTGGAGTCTGCCTGTGCACAGGGTCCACGTATTTCACCAGAGAATCTGCCCCTCTCGCCCTCCACCATCCAGACTGGCAAGTGAGCGCCATTATCCCCACCCCCATGGGGGTCTGTGCTCAGCTGCTGCTGCACAACCATTTCCAGCCAGAAGGTGGCCCACTAGAGGCCTTGCCATGTTTGCATTTCAAACTGAGAGTAAGCATTGATCCTCTGTTTGTGCTGGCTCCTAACAAAGCAATCACTGTGGGGTTTAATTCATTCTTTTAATCCTTTTTAATaaaaaaactgaattttaatgcagAAAATGAAGGGATGTCAAAGCTTTCAACTGACGATATAAAACAACAAAGACCAACCATGGAAATACAAAATATTCCAGCCAAACCTGTTAAGGTAGGCGCTCCACTGGGTGGCATTTGTTCAACTTTACAGCAAATAGTGCAAAACCGTCTTCCTCTTCAGTCATCTTTGTCTCCCTGCTGATGGTATCTGTCCACACTACACTGGTGTTGCCCCAACATCTCACCACATGTGGCCGGTCTCTGGGTGACAAGCGAGAGCAATGGgtggtgaatgggggggggggggacttaaaTACCTTATTTCACAATGGATGTCTCCTAGCGTTGGAAGTCTTTTGCTGTGGAATACTTTGTCTGGAATCAAGTGCAGCTAAATCCATTTGCAGTACCCAAGATCAGCTAATCTGGAAGAGAAGTGTGATGAAACctgactcggtgggtcaggcagcatctctggagaacatggataggtgccgtttcaggtcgggaccctttttcagacaaccTCCTTCAGACCTGGAGTCTGACGAATGGTCACGACCCGAACCcgacccgctaagttgctccattTAGTGTTTTACTTTGTAAAGCAGAATCAGCAGTCCCTAAACCTTGGATCAGTTTAATGCTGCCCCTGTCTCTCTATAGTCCTGGTGCCTGGAGAGCATCCAGTGTTTGCACAAGTGACTCCATTATCTCTGTGGCAGACCTTGAGCCTCCAAGTTTGTCACTGGGATAAGGAGAGGAGTTTTGGGCCGAGCAAATAGCCCATCTCCTGGACATTGCTCGGTCACTGTCCAGAGAGTTTCAGCACAATGCAGCTTGCGTCTAAATTGTCAGCCACCTGCTGCGTGGAGCCTTTCTCCGGCGCTGGGTTGCCATGGTTACAAGATCGATGAGCTTATTACCACATCTGTTGCCATGCTAATCTGAATGGAACTAGAATTAACTGCTCCCTAGAGAAGATCCAAATGGAGATTGGGTATCTGTCAGTGACCAAGTTCAATCCTCCAAAGTAGGCTAATTTCTTAAAGGGGAATTTTGGCCATGGATTATCTACTGTTTGATTATCTACCTGGGATTCTGCGCTCTCCTGGTGACTATTGAAAATATTCACTATATTTCCAGCTTTTCATACATGAAATGTTTAGAATAAAATCTTATGGAGAGATTTCATTTGGAGTTTTAAACAATCAAGGGGTGGGGAACACGTGAAGAATTGTTTAGTCTCTTTCAGTACTAAATCATTTTGTGATTATAAACTCTTTTGATATTACCGTTTGACATCCTATTGCTTGTTGATTATATTGCTGCTTAATCCTATTTCTTTGCCTATTTTTCAGCTTCTACCTGTTCCTGAAgtattccttttctctctctgcaTTCCTCTCTCTCCGATATGAGGTTCTGTTTGCTCTTTGTAATGAAACTtgacattttttaaaactttaacaaAAATTGTTTGATCTGAATTGATGTCTAAGCAAGATGCTGCCCTTGTCCTGCTTCAGTTAACTGCACAACTTATCCAAAGCGCGTTCAGCTTGAGCTGCATGGCTATGTTGCTATTGGGTAGGGAGAGGAGGATTACAGTCTTGGTTTGCATTTATGtagacatttatttttaattcataaGGTGTCAAACAATTGTGGGCATTCTTAGTTATGGATTTGGGCAAGCTGGTGCCAAGTATGCCAATGTTGCCATGTAAAGATTGGTGTTTTGGGCACAAGATCTgtagaaaaactttttcatacaaTCCCTTTTGCCCACCCCCACAAAAAATTGAGGACTTTGCATAATTTCTGATGTAAACTTGATAGTTTTCAATGTAAAGCAAGATTTGGACTCGGCAAGACTTTTGTTTGAGCCCAATGTGACCTTGAAACCTCGTCACCATCTATACCAGGTTGAATGCTGAGAGGGCAGTTGCTCCATGAGGGGAGATTAAGTTGACTGGACCCTTCACGAGTTTGGTACAatgggaggggatctcattgatctACGCACAATTCTTTCAGGGCTTGACGGAGTGGGGAGTCAGAAACCAAGGCCCACATTTTCAAAGCAAGGTTGAGGATAGACATGAGGAAGAATTCTTCACCGAGGTTGGTGATTCTTTGGAATTCTCAACCCAAGTAGCCAGTGGAGGCTTGGTCACTAAGTATATTTAAGAGAGACCGAATATTTTTTTGGATGTTAAAGAAATCCTAGGATGTGGGTCAGTGCAGAGGTGAAAGGTGaaccatgatcttactgaatggcagagcagccacaaggggctgaatggcctgttctccTGGTGCAAGGCTGTTTGAAGATGTCAccttgctcctcctcctcctcttcctgccCCTGTCCTGCTAATCTGTGTTTGACAAATAATTGGGGAAACTGTTTGGAGAAAGCATCAAAaccaaagtctaaactgaatttGCAAAATCCAAACGTGATATCCTCCTAATTTGTCCATCCTTGCTGCCGACTTTCTCCAAGCCAGTCTCTCCTCTGATTCCTTTGAGATCAAAAGGACGTTTTGAACATGTGAAGTGGTTCCTACTGTCTTGTCACAGTTCAAGATTGTGCCTTGGTGTTCTTGTACAATTTTCATCTAACAACTGGTGCCATGTTTTCTGTTTGGCCTCCAGAAGTTCCAACTCCCAGCTCGGGAGCTGTGTGTCACCTGCCAAAAGACAGTCTATCCCATGGAGCGCCTGGTCGCAAACCAGCAGGTGTTTCACAACGTCTGTTTCCGTTGTAGCCACTGTAACATGAAACTCAGGTGAGGGCTCTGATTCTGCTTTCACCCTTAGTCTTTGTCTAAAATGTGTTCTCTTGAACCTCTGGGCCTCCTCTCCGACAAGTATGGGTAACGATAAACTTTGCATGATTTTTCCTTGGGTTTTTGCTTCCCAACACCTCAAGCCAATGCTCCATACAGACAATAAATTCCCGATCCACACAAACAAGAGGCTATTTCCCTGAAGACCTGCCTTTGATTTGTCAGTTGGACTCTGGGCTTTGTGCTTGCAGGTGCAATGGCAGGAAGACACAGCCACAGGCGTGTTAGGCCAAAGAGACTGGATAGCTCTAGATCGAGTCCACATGCTTACTATCCCTCACCACACATCTTTCTCTCCCAATAATAAATACCATAAAACTCTGGTAAGCTGGCACTCCTGAGTACCCAGTGCTGGACTGGCAGATTTTCCTGACTCCTGTTAATATACgaacacattttttaattttgcttttgccACATTGCACTGTAGTATAATTTCCCAGTGAACCTGGCTGAGTTTAAAGGGAGCGGGAAGCACCCTGGCCGCCAGCTCCAGGTGTAAACGCACCCACGTTGCGATTCCCAGCTCTGCCCGCCCTCCAGACTGATGAGCGATCCAGACGTTGAATCAAAGCAtcaggggtgatcactggtcagtgtggactcggtgggccgaagggtctgtttccatgctgtatctctaaagacattTTTGaaactgagcacccagaggaatcccacaaGGTCACAGAAGATGCAAATTCTGCATAGACAGCACGGGATTGAaacaaggtctctggcgctgtgaggcagtagcccgACCAGCTGCGTCTCTGTGCCACCCAAAACCTTTGAGACTGGGTGGGGAAGAAGATAAAGGGATAATCTTGCCTCTGGGATGAGGTAAGGATTTGGAGAGTCTAGTTTGGGATCCACTGATTAACCAACTCCATTGAGATTACTGTCCTGTAATGCTGCCGTGTTGTGCTTTGTTTCTTTGTCTGCATTTAATAACAACTTTTGTTTGGCTGAGGCCTGCTCTGCGGGTCCTTGTTCTCTCTTTGTGAGCCGCCTTAAACCGTTTCCAAATTTGTTTTGCTCAGCCTTGGGAGTTTTGCCTCCCTGCATGGGAACGTCTACTGCAAGCCGCACTTCAGTCAGCTCTTCAAGGCCAAGGGGAATTACGACGAGGGATTTGGCCACAAGCCCCACAAAGTGCTGTGGATGTCCAGGAGCGAGAATGACCCCGTGGAGAGCAAGGCTGATGATGCCTCGGACAAAGCTGAGGCCAAGGCTGATGGCTCTGGGGTGGATGAGCTTTCTATCGCCAAGGTTGGGGTTCTGGCTGCCAGCATGGAGGCCCTAGTTTCCAGTTCGTCACCTGAAAAGGTGGAGAAACTTGTCGAAACGAAGAGGTTGAGAATAGCTTGGCCTCCCCCCACAGAAGCGGGGGGTAAAGGAGCCAGCGCCACTGAAGAGGGCATCAGAGTTCACAAACCAAAATGGCCTCCAGAGGACGAGCGCCAGCAGTTGGTCAAGAGGAACTCTGATTTTTCCGGAGGCTCCAGGCTGAGGCGGAGCGCCTCGCTGAAGGAGCGATGGCGACCCTTCACCGTGGCCGAGCCCCTGAAGCCAGTGGTGGTCCAAGAGCCAGTGAGGAGCCCGCAGCCCGAGAAGAAGGTAGCCCAGGAGGCAGTCGTCAGTCAAGAAGTCGAGGGGAAGACTGAACCAAAGAAGGAGAGGAAGCGAAGCCTAGAAGATGAGCCGCCAGTGGTGGCCGAGCTCGGGGGCGAGAGCCGATCGGTTGCCGGCGACGAGGTGGAGGTCCAGAATGAGAATGGCCACCAGCCCCCAGGCAAGGACATGGGGAAAGATCAACCAGAAGAGGTGGCAGGTGAACCCGATCTGCTGGAGGAGAGGGAGCTGGAATCCCGGCACGAGCCGAGTGCAGAGCAAACCCCGCCGGACTCTCCTGCCTTGAGCGAGTCCCCGGAGAATGAGAAAAAACTGGAAGACGTTGGTTTTTGGGAGGGGGATGAAAACGAGGAAGTGGAAGGGAGCAAGGAACTGTCGGTGGAAGAACAAATCAAGAGAAATAGGTATTATGAAGATGAGGATTAGATACTGTGGATATGGTGATTTACATGTTTTAATTGGTGACTGGCCTTTTGGGTTCTAGATGTCAGTATCGGGTCTCCTTCCTGCTGCAAAGTGGTTTATTCACGTGCCTATGTCaaaattaacattttgaaaagaaaaataacTATTTGTAGTAAGAGGAACTGACTGCTACATTTAAGTTTAGAGGTACACTCTGAAAAGGACTCTGTGTTTGGGCACACTGTGAATCCTATTTCCTCTCCACTGGTAATTGTTGCCAACCCCAAAAGGTGTGTGTTGGAAAGTGGCGGTGGGATCGTCGCAGTTAAAGCTGCAGTGAGGATCGTAGCTCTGGgcaacactcactcactcactcactcggctCCAACACTATAGAAATAACCTTCTGGCTCAGTTGTGACTCCTTTTACACATTCTATTTGGTCGACTCCTTTAATGCCCCTTCCAAATGGTCTCCCAATATTTGTTGTAGAAAGGATATATTAGGCTGATCAAGAAATAATGTAACAATCCAATAACTAAAGGCACCTAGATTATCAAGGTTTTATGGAGCAAAAAAAAGTCAGTAACTGAGATTGAGGtagctgtgtcttttttttattgccCAGCCCCTGTCTACAGAACAGCCTTGAAGTGAAAGGCTATTGCACGCTCTGCTCTATTTTTTGGGCATCATACTTGATTGAATGAGTTTGCCAGCGAGCTAGAGATCAGTCACTCGCATCGCGGAGGCTGAATGTTTTGTCACCAGCCTGCTTTAACAACAGTCCTCCCTATATGGGAGTTTCACGGATGGGTAACCATGTCATTGCAAGGATTATTGCCTTTTGCATCCAAGTTGTGCATCAAATTCCAGTGAGATGAAAATGGAGGCATTAGAATAACGCCACTTTTGCAGCAATGTTGTAGGTTGCCAACCTGACATTAGTCTTCAGTCAATCGGCCTTTGTTCCCCCTTCTCTGTATCATTTTAAACCTTGTTTTTACATACGGACAGCATGTGTATGAGGACGGGATGCTGCTGAAAATATTAAATGTTTTTGATTTTATCTTAGATGGGAAGTGAAGAGTTTGATAATATGTGCTATGGTTTGCAGTtttaatctgacctttctggtaTTTGCTAAATGCTCCCCAGCGTTGGACTCTGCTTCCTGGGCGTGTGTTGGGCGTACCGCTACAGCCTCTTGTGGTACTTGATTTGGTTTAAGGTGATCTTTCATTTTAATCGCAGGTTAAGTCGGTCTTTTTATTGTATTGTGCTTGATGTTACTCACTTTACTGTTAATCATTGCGTTCTTAGTTCCAATTAAAAAAGCAATGATGCATAGATTGCTGGGGACCTCTTCACTGCCCGGGGATTACTTTCTTGCTCTGTGTCCTGTGTTGAGACAACCAAATGATAAGTAGATCTCCAACAACACATTATCACCAGACATCACAAAGTTTCTTTGAATAGTGATACCAACTGTCCACGATGCTGTCTGGGTCAGCATTACATCGGAGCCCATTGTGTTGTGGACCCCATCTCTGGTAACTGAGTCTGCCCACACTCGTTCTCTGGGAGACCCCTGCAGCCAccagatgaggaaagacttgcaTTCCATTCATCCAGGCTGGAATTCGTACTGCTCAGTCCCCAAAACACAGAGGCACATAGTCGAGCTCGTCCATTGAAATCAGAAATGGCTCAAGAAACATTCAAATTGAACTTTGGAGTAAAAGGACTGATGACCGATACTGTTGACTTTTGCTTAAAACTATTTTCTAGTGTGTATTGTCTGTgtcatgattttttttgtttagcaTGTAATAAATAATAAACTCTTTAATATGAAGTTTTTTTGCACCTGCGCCTATCTTTTCAATGTGGATGCAGAGCTGACACTGAGCAATAGCTCCTGCAATAATCTCTGAGCTGCAAGAATATACTCGCCACTTTGCGCACAGCAAGCAGTTACGTAGCCTGTGAATTGAGGGATAAAACTGATCATTACACCAGAACTCTTTGCAATTAATGCCATGAGATCTTTCACAGACAGGGAGAAGAATTTGTCTTTGATGTTTAAAGCGGTGGTGTGGCCTGCGGACTTCAGCCCAGATTTTGTCTCTTGTCACTTGTGGGACACTCCGATTTGTAGTGAAACATACTCTTCACCCAAATAAAATGACTTCAGCTGTTCCCACGCTAAAAGGATTTAGATGGAAGGGCTAGTTAAACAGCTGGTGACCTGATCACCAGTTCTCCCCAAATTCTGGTAACCACAAAAATTGTGGATTGTGTAAATATCTAAAATTGGCCAGTGTTTTGCTGGATCATTGCCAGCATGTAGCACAGGTACGTGACTCTCCCAGAGTGAAGAGGTTAAATAGTTCTGCACGTTGAATGGATTACCAGCTGTAATAGGAGCTGGAACGCTATCTCCATTGTAAAGAATGCAAGTGTGACATTTTTACACAAGTGCACCGTATCACTGCCAATTGCATGACCAATCATTTACTAATCTCAAGGTTAACGTTTTCTGCTTGAAATATTTGCTTTCCAGAAAGTTGGCAATGCAGTTGCTACAACGTGGCTGAACTTCAAGTTGTTACAGAGAAAACTTGTCTTGACGTGCGGTGGTGGAACACTAAACTGGAATTGTTCATGCACTCTGGTGCCTGGCCCTGTGTTCTTCAAATGTCTCCCATAGACATTTGGAGAGACAAAGAATATTCTGAATGGTGTCCGTTTGATAATTAATAACAGTGTACTGATCACCAGGAAAcctgggggggggtaggggggggagagagagagaggagaggggggagaaaggccCAGGATATTTGTCATTTCTATTTTACTGCAGAATTGGAATGGCATGGCAAATTCTCAAAATATCTCATTGGTAGTATTCAAAAGACAAtccttccccattttctctctgccCCACTCTAACACCAAGAACTGGGTTGGAATTTGCTGTTCACAAGACACAAGTTTACTGTTGTCTCTAACCCAGTGTGAGCAAGTCATGCAAGCCAAACATCCGAATTGCTGGAAGGAGGCATTGTGATGTTCAGCCATCAGAGGAAGTCAGAAAGATGCACTAACttataattttatttaatatttatgaCATGACTAATCATTACAAGCTTAAGCATTGAGAATTACATTAATAGCTTTACCCTTTTTCGAAATCCAGAGATGCTCATTGTATCTCAGTCATCACTAGGTTGATTTGTGTTTTGGAGCATGTTCATAGCTCAGTATAGATTTGCAAAGTTTTGAATACAGTCCATATTCAATGTCGGTGGTTTTCAGCACTATCTTTAAGGAAGGTAATAAATCCTCGTCTTCAGGCTGATGTTAGCGCTAAGATATTTTGTTTCTCCTCTGGAAATGTTTTGTCGATTTTTCTTTTGTTGTCATCAGTTTATCCGGACATTTTCTCTCATTCTATGCTATTGGGGGTCTCAAAGAATCTTTAAACAAAATTTTGATCTGTTTGGTTGGTTTTAATTTCAATTCAACTATTTGTGGTTCAAGATTCTTAAATCTTTTTCAGGCTGTAACATTTTTAATGGTCTACCTTTTTCGAGGAAGCATCCTGTCACTTAGAACCATCTTGCAAATCCTCCTCTCTATTATCCTTGTTATTACATCTGACACACGCGTGACCAAATGAGGAGTAACTACCACATCAACCTTACATTGTGCGCAACTGTTTCTGATGCACAGTTGGTGCCTGCGATACCCAGTCTTTGATCTGTCATTAGAAGGGTGTTCCTGTGGTTTCTGATACACAATTGGTGACTGAGATGCCAAGTATTTAATCCTGGTCATTCAAATGGTTCTCCTGCGGTTTCTGTTGCAAGATTTCTTCTTGTGCTCTGTTGCTTCACCACTGTCTTGAGATCCTGTTCAGACCAAGCTGAACCAGGACCGTCTCTGTTGATCTTCTGGTAATACTTGTTTACAGATCTTAATCTGGCTTTGGGAAACTTGGAGATTGCTTTGTTGAATATCTGGTATTTTAGAGCAAGGTGGGGGCACTGGTAACTCTCCTGTCTCTCTGACTCCATATAATAGCCTGCACTTCCTGGCAATTCAAATGAACACAGCCCAAGCCAATCTATTTGCGCTTGTTATTTCTTAATTTGATGAGCCTGGAAGTTTGGGATTGTTTGCACTGTTGATGGCGGCTGAATTCTTTATGATAATTCTATTAACCGCAGCAACTGCTTTTCTCAATTGATGAAAGATAccaagcacagagaatgaagctTGAATTTAGCGCCTTTAACTTTGCAGCCTTAGTGTCCCAAAGTGCTTTTCAATCAATGACTTGCCTTTTTCACTAAAGTGTGCTTCATCATTTTGTAGATGTGTGGCAGCCAATTTGCGCAGATTAGGGTTCACGAGCAATAAATGAGTAGCCGGATGATGCATTACGACCTGTGTTGGTTAGGACGGGATTAATGACCAAGTGTGTGGAGTGGGAATGGACTGCCCTACTCTTCAGATAGATTTATGTCCATGTGCAGCTGGCAGAGTCTTCAATGCATCATATTATCCCCAAGACAATGTCTCCAGCAACGTGGTACTGCTTTAGTGCTGCTCTGTAAAGTTGACCAGGTTTGCAGTTGGGTGTGAGTCTGACTGACTGAGCCAAAGCTGATGCTTGCCACAAACATGTACACTCAGTAAACCAACACTGGGCTTCTGAATATTGCACTGAGAGGCTGGGCTCAGACTGTCCGTATAACTGCAAAATGGTGGTGCAGGAGCTGCAATGCTGAGACGGTGCTTAACCACAACTGTTACCAAGTGAGAATGTAATGAAGTAGTGCAGAGACGAGGAACTATTGGTTGTGGTTGCTTTACTTGTGACATTTTCAGAATGTAGGAGTGGGAGCAAACAAACCATCAACTGCTTCTCAACTCCCACCGATTCACCAAAGCTCTTTCTATGGTACAAAGTACTCTACAGTTGTCTTTCCCAACACATCcaatttcatgttttattttaaaaagatgCATCTTTTCAATTGATATCCTGGGAGGAAAATCCTCCTTCTGAAAGCCAGTTGTTTGGAGAGGTTTAAATGattagcaacctggagatcccCTAGGCCATCGGACCAAACGTAAGTGTTCAGCAGCAAAACTGTCACTGagtatgtttggtctcgccgatgtacaggaacccacatcgggaacactggatgTAGTAAATGAGTTGAGGTGGTACATGTGAACCTCATCTGAAAGAACTGTCggtgtccctggatggagttgatggaggagCTATAACGTcggatgttgcatctcctgtgattgcaggggaaagtacctggggaggtggtggtttgggtgccaagggatgagtgaaccaatgagttgcagagggaacggtctctgcggaaagatgACTGTGGATACAAAGATGTGATCAGTGGGTaatggaaatgtcggaggataatgtgttggatgtggaggctggtggggtggaaggtgaggaccaggggaactttgTGGCGTCTGGagggaaggggagcaagagcagaatgATGGGACACAGAAGCGACACGAGTGAAGCCCCATGTATGAGAGAAGGGGGAACCCACGTTCCCTGAAGGATGATGTCTCTGGCagacctcatcttgggagcagagaggaattgagagtagggaatagcatctttgcaagaggcagggtgggaagaagtgtagtccagataactgggagtcagtaggtttgtaatataCATCTGCTGATAGTCTTGTCTCctgtgatatagagagagagagcgagagtgagCAGTCCAGGTTAAAGCAGCCTAGCTTGCTGCATACTTTCTGGATTGAAGAACTGAGTGAAAGTGTACTTTTCTTTTAATTGAGAAATGGCATCTCTCTCCTGGATGCTGTTCCCATGGTGGGGCTGTCATCTACTCTTTAAAACTATCTAACCAGGATCTACTTACTCGGCCTGGGTCCAGGAATGAGTGCAACTGGAGTTTGAATAATGAGTAATGTTAGATCTGAAATGTTTCCACAGAAATCCTACGCAGACTGCCAACCTCGTGTGTTGTATTATAGATGAGTGCTTATAAAGCACTTCTGCATTGGAGAGCTGCATGTATTAACCTTGCCCCACTGGGGGTCTGAGGGTTAGATGACAAATTGATCCAGCACCATATAAACCTGGTACTGTGAATGGTTGCATGTAATAGCACATGTGAACTGGTTGGCTAAATCGTATTTGAAAGACACAACTGTGTACCTGTTACACCCATAGGGAGAGCTTCGTCAGTAGGCAACAAGTTGGTTACTGGCACATTCTACAATGTTgaacaaaaaataatttgcaaaatgGTGGAATCCTTTCACAATTCTTCACATTCACATCAaatgtttaaataaaatattaGTCACCATTTCGGCAATCTTCCATGAAGAGGATACAGTATATCCAGTAACCATGGGATATAAACAGCAGCAGCATTTATACACTGAAACCCGTATACTAATAAATCCTTACAATGCTTCACACTCATCCACAACCAGGTAAATCCTTTGCACAAAGCAGTAATACAAGGCACTTTCCTCAGTCATGTGCACTTACTGGTCACTGAACAGAACTTGTTTCCCCTTCTGTGCTTGGTCCTAAAATCATTTGTTAGGGTTGCAGTATTTTGCCAAATCCAAACAGTCCTGTGTTTGTGGGATTGGGGATGATGAACATCACCGTAACTTCATCTGCAGAgaggtcattgacctgaagcgCCAACTCTTTACACCTGCTCTGTTTAACCTTTTCTTCGCTggtattaaagccctgtcccagtgCCAGAATATTGGCTATTGCACATCTGTGATT contains these protein-coding regions:
- the lima1a gene encoding LIM domain and actin-binding protein 1a isoform X3 — its product is MEQSPFSRGQWASHSLRVTAKELSIVNKRGSAALRERFSKYQKAAEEASSDRRKLGTETPAPNLRKGILSILKKKWEVPESAAQPLPPKSPVRVIRPLVVAVSPKPDASLELLSKSDQNSKSPSATRNKSPKSPAALSRFSYPSAESDGQSTGWKMERALSKEGNEVENGTAQDPTISPKIEKFNVPLNSLKMMFEKGDANAQTKCRQHELPVKTLEEHVAPGEVVGSKELWETREVASPKKLSQSDICTSDLEIHASNGNEQKENVPPEPLTSTSPHAELQKGSVIESTQSSWKSLLSERWGDAQENEGMSKLSTDDIKQQRPTMEIQNIPAKPVKKFQLPARELCVTCQKTVYPMERLVANQQVFHNVCFRCSHCNMKLSLGSFASLHGNVYCKPHFSQLFKAKGNYDEGFGHKPHKVLWMSRSENDPVESKADDASDKAEAKADGSGVDELSIAKVGVLAASMEALVSSSSPEKVEKLVETKRLRIAWPPPTEAGGKGASATEEGIRVHKPKWPPEDERQQLVKRNSDFSGGSRLRRSASLKERWRPFTVAEPLKPVVVQEPVRSPQPEKKVAQEAVVSQEVEGKTEPKKERKRSLEDEPPVVAELGGESRSVAGDEVEVQNENGHQPPGKDMGKDQPEEVAGEPDLLEERELESRHEPSAEQTPPDSPALSESPENEKKLEDVGFWEGDENEEVEGSKELSVEEQIKRNRYYEDED
- the lima1a gene encoding LIM domain and actin-binding protein 1a isoform X1 encodes the protein MEQSPFSRGQWASHSLRVTAKELSIVNKRGSAALRERFSKYQKAAEEASSDRRKLGTETPAPNLRKGILSILKKKWEVPESAAQPLPPKSPVRVIRPLVVAVSPKPDASLELLSKSDQNSKSPSATRNKSPKSPAALSRFSYPSAESDGQSTGWKMERALSKEGNEVENGTAQDPTISPKIEKFNVPLNSLKMMFEKGDANAQTKCRQHELPVKAARDRHHKSDVSKKWSDKTAEGSCLIEGVVENKARAGSTSGFKSDDSDHTSPGTSPDKTESKVGTELADMQEQTSVKDRMALYQAAASQKETNLQSPTTLEEHVAPGEVVGSKELWETREVASPKKLSQSDICTSDLEIHASNGNEQKENVPPEPLTSTSPHAELQKGSVIESTQSSWKSLLSERWGDAQENEGMSKLSTDDIKQQRPTMEIQNIPAKPVKKFQLPARELCVTCQKTVYPMERLVANQQVFHNVCFRCSHCNMKLSLGSFASLHGNVYCKPHFSQLFKAKGNYDEGFGHKPHKVLWMSRSENDPVESKADDASDKAEAKADGSGVDELSIAKVGVLAASMEALVSSSSPEKVEKLVETKRLRIAWPPPTEAGGKGASATEEGIRVHKPKWPPEDERQQLVKRNSDFSGGSRLRRSASLKERWRPFTVAEPLKPVVVQEPVRSPQPEKKVAQEAVVSQEVEGKTEPKKERKRSLEDEPPVVAELGGESRSVAGDEVEVQNENGHQPPGKDMGKDQPEEVAGEPDLLEERELESRHEPSAEQTPPDSPALSESPENEKKLEDVGFWEGDENEEVEGSKELSVEEQIKRNRYYEDED
- the lima1a gene encoding LIM domain and actin-binding protein 1a isoform X2, which encodes MEQSPFSRGQWASHSLRVTAKELSIVNKRGSAALRERFSKYQKAAEEASSDRRKLGTETPAPNLRKGILSILKKKWEVPESAAQPLPPKSPVRVIRPLVVAVSPKPDASLELLSKSDQNSKSPSATRNKSPKSPAALSRFSYPSAESDGQSTGWKMERALSKEGNEVENGTAQDPTISPKIEKFNVPLNSLKMMFEKGDANAQTKCRQHELPVKQAARDRHHKSDVSKKWSDKTAEGSCLIEGVVENKARAGSTSGFKSDDSDHTSPGTSPDKTESKVGTELADMQEQTSVKDRMALYQAAASQKETNLQSPTTLEEHVAPGEVVGSKELWETREVASPKKLSQSDICTSDLEIHASNGNEQKENVPPEPLTSTSPHAELQKGSVIESTQSSWKSLLSERWGDAQENEGMSKLSTDDIKQQRPTMEIQNIPAKPVKKFQLPARELCVTCQKTVYPMERLVANQQVFHNVCFRCSHCNMKLSLGSFASLHGNVYCKPHFSQLFKAKGNYDEGFGHKPHKVLWMSRSENDPVESKADDASDKAEAKADGSGVDELSIAKVGVLAASMEALVSSSSPEKVEKLVETKRLRIAWPPPTEAGGKGASATEEGIRVHKPKWPPEDERQQLVKRNSDFSGGSRLRRSASLKERWRPFTVAEPLKPVVVQEPVRSPQPEKKVAQEAVVSQEVEGKTEPKKERKRSLEDEPPVVAELGGESRSVAGDEVEVQNENGHQPPGKDMGKDQPEEVAGEPDLLEERELESRHEPSAEQTPPDSPALSESPENEKKLEDVGFWEGDENEEVEGSKELSVEEQIKRNRYYEDED